One part of the Algibacter sp. L1A34 genome encodes these proteins:
- a CDS encoding O-acetylhomoserine aminocarboxypropyltransferase/cysteine synthase family protein, with the protein MSNHKLSTNALHAGHDVKANGGTQAVPIYQTSSYVFNDSDHAANLFSLKELGFIYTRLNNPTNQILQDRLAAVEGGVGAVVFASGTAAISTGLLTLLKAGDHIVASSSLYGGTYNLLSVTLPRFGITTTFVDASNPENFKAAVQDNTRAFFVESLGNPKLDVLDLEAIAVHSKAAGVPFIVDNTVATPVLLNPLKHGADIVIHSLTKYIGGQGTSLGGAIVDGGTFNWANGKFPEFTEPSAGYHGLKYYETLGAASYVFKLILEGLRDFGGALSPFNAFQIIQGLETLPVRIKQHSANALEIAKWLESQDDIAWVNYPGLESSKYKTLADKYLPKGQSGLVTFGHKGGFEAAKKIADNTKLFSLLANIGDTKSLIIHPASTTHQQLDETAQEAAGVSSDLVRLSIGLEDIDDLKADLTAAFATI; encoded by the coding sequence ATGAGCAATCACAAATTATCAACAAACGCATTACACGCAGGACACGACGTTAAAGCAAACGGAGGAACACAAGCCGTGCCAATTTACCAAACATCATCGTATGTTTTTAACGATTCAGATCATGCAGCAAACCTATTTTCATTAAAAGAACTAGGTTTTATTTATACCCGTTTAAACAACCCAACCAATCAAATTTTACAAGATCGTTTAGCGGCTGTAGAAGGTGGTGTTGGTGCTGTTGTTTTCGCATCGGGAACTGCGGCTATTTCTACAGGGTTATTAACGCTTTTAAAAGCTGGCGACCATATTGTAGCGTCTAGTAGTTTATATGGTGGTACTTACAATTTGTTGAGTGTAACTTTACCTCGTTTTGGTATTACAACTACCTTTGTAGATGCTTCTAACCCAGAGAATTTTAAAGCAGCAGTGCAAGATAATACAAGAGCATTTTTTGTAGAATCTTTAGGGAACCCAAAATTAGATGTTTTAGATCTAGAAGCTATTGCTGTACATTCTAAAGCAGCAGGAGTGCCTTTTATTGTAGATAATACAGTGGCTACGCCAGTATTATTAAATCCTTTAAAACACGGGGCAGATATTGTTATTCATTCTTTAACAAAATATATTGGCGGACAAGGAACGTCTTTAGGTGGTGCTATTGTTGACGGTGGAACTTTTAATTGGGCTAACGGAAAATTCCCTGAATTTACTGAGCCTTCTGCAGGTTACCACGGATTAAAATACTACGAAACTTTAGGTGCTGCATCTTATGTTTTTAAATTAATATTAGAAGGTTTACGTGATTTTGGTGGTGCTTTAAGTCCGTTTAACGCATTTCAAATTATTCAAGGTTTAGAGACTTTACCAGTAAGAATTAAGCAACACAGTGCAAATGCATTAGAGATTGCTAAATGGTTAGAGTCTCAAGATGATATTGCATGGGTAAACTATCCTGGTTTAGAAAGTAGTAAATATAAAACTTTAGCTGATAAATATTTACCTAAAGGACAAAGTGGTTTAGTTACTTTTGGACATAAAGGTGGTTTTGAAGCTGCTAAGAAAATTGCCGATAATACCAAGTTGTTTTCATTACTTGCTAATATTGGAGATACTAAATCTTTAATTATTCATCCAGCAAGTACAACACACCAACAGTTAGATGAAACAGCGCAAGAAGCTGCTGGAGTGTCCAGCGATTTAGTGCGTTTATCTATTGGTCTTGAAGATATAGACGATTTAAAAGCAGATTTAACGGCGGCTTTTGCAACCATTTAA
- a CDS encoding DUF2061 domain-containing protein gives MLLKNKEKSTYQEDAVGEKPIRSVAKALSWRLIGTLDTLIVSYFLTGELSVAASIASVDFVTKMILYFFHERIWNSVKWGK, from the coding sequence ATGTTATTAAAAAATAAAGAAAAGTCTACTTATCAAGAAGATGCAGTTGGAGAAAAACCAATTAGAAGTGTAGCAAAAGCTTTAAGCTGGAGACTTATTGGAACGTTAGATACTTTAATAGTTTCTTATTTTTTAACAGGCGAACTTTCAGTAGCAGCATCTATCGCATCGGTAGATTTTGTAACAAAAATGATACTGTACTTTTTTCACGAGCGTATTTGGAATTCAGTTAAATGGGGAAAATAA
- a CDS encoding RrF2 family transcriptional regulator yields the protein MLSKKTKYGLKALTFIARSEGDAPVPVGEIARSENIPQKFLEGILLTLRKAGILGSKKGKHGGYYLRQEASEIKMTDVMRVLEGPIAMVPCVSLNFYEKCDDCPDEHQCSVNKLMIMIRDNTLEVLRNNTLADLSNIKS from the coding sequence ATGTTATCTAAAAAAACAAAATACGGATTAAAGGCATTAACTTTTATAGCTAGAAGTGAAGGTGATGCGCCTGTTCCTGTTGGTGAAATAGCAAGAAGTGAAAATATTCCTCAGAAATTTTTAGAAGGTATTTTGTTGACTTTAAGGAAAGCCGGTATTTTGGGGTCTAAGAAAGGAAAGCATGGCGGTTACTATTTAAGACAAGAGGCTTCGGAGATTAAAATGACCGATGTTATGAGGGTTCTTGAAGGTCCTATTGCTATGGTGCCGTGTGTTAGTCTTAATTTTTACGAAAAGTGTGACGACTGTCCAGATGAACATCAATGTAGTGTGAATAAACTCATGATTATGATACGCGATAATACGTTGGAAGTGCTCCGAAACAATACATTAGCCGATTTATCAAATATTAAATCTTGA
- a CDS encoding phosphoadenosine phosphosulfate reductase family protein — MIEQSELNTLNEAFKNASPAEIIAKAFELSNEAVVTTNFRPYEAAILHAVNTVKAKTAVVWCDTGYNTPQTYKHAEQVIKDLDLNVFLYVPKQTSSHRDVVMGIPSVDAPEHALFTEQVKLEPFARAMAEHKPKVWFTNLRQGQTAFRDSIGIFSVSKAGVLKVSPFYFWSDEKLDTYLEENNLPNEFKYFDPTKALSNRECGLHG; from the coding sequence ATGATAGAACAATCAGAATTAAATACATTAAATGAAGCTTTTAAAAATGCTTCACCAGCAGAAATAATAGCTAAAGCTTTCGAGTTAAGCAACGAAGCTGTAGTTACTACAAACTTTAGACCTTATGAGGCTGCTATTTTACACGCTGTAAATACGGTTAAAGCTAAAACGGCAGTAGTTTGGTGCGATACCGGTTACAATACGCCACAAACATATAAGCATGCAGAGCAGGTTATAAAAGACTTAGATTTAAATGTGTTTTTATATGTGCCAAAACAAACATCATCTCATAGAGATGTGGTTATGGGGATTCCAAGTGTAGATGCTCCAGAACATGCTTTGTTTACAGAACAAGTAAAGTTAGAGCCTTTTGCAAGAGCTATGGCAGAGCACAAACCGAAAGTTTGGTTTACAAATTTACGCCAAGGACAAACAGCTTTTAGAGATAGCATTGGCATTTTTAGTGTTAGTAAAGCTGGTGTTTTAAAGGTGAGCCCGTTTTATTTTTGGAGCGATGAAAAATTAGATACGTATTTGGAAGAGAATAACTTGCCAAACGAGTTTAAATATTTCGATCCAACAAAGGCGTTATCCAATAGAGAATGTGGTTTGCACGGATAA
- the thrA gene encoding bifunctional aspartate kinase/homoserine dehydrogenase I, which produces MKHPLQHITIKNYRTESDVLNAEINLSYQVFGKPLGSTPIVLINHALTGNSDVAGEDGWWLDLVGDDKVIDTKLYSILAFNIPGNSYDGFAIDNYKDFIARDVAKIFLLGLKELKIGKLFAAVGGSLGGGIAWEMAVLQPDFTENLVVIATDWKSTDWLIANCQIQEQFLINSKNPVHDARMHAMLCYRTPESFKERFHRSKNVDLEIFNVESWLLHHGKKLQERFQLSAYKLMNQLLRTIDVTKNRPEDFNVLENIKANIHIVGVDSDLFFTAEENRETHKQLALTNPNVTYNEIHSVHGHDAFLMEYEQLEKIIEGIFVPDSKKKRMKVLKFGGKSLGNGEGLNNVITIIENKINNGDKISVVVSARGNATDELEALLNLAAKGIDYKAQLGTFKNYQKEPLKTIDFTDEFTLLDKLFEGVSLLGDYSGKIKDTILAQGELLAIKMVSELLNQKQIKANAVDSRTLIKTDENFGNAIPIAKISKDNVTAYFKANKDAVNVVTGFIASNLKDETTTLGRNGSNYTAALIANYLDAEELQNYTHVNGIYTANPDLVADAQKIRELSFSEANELANFGTTILHAKTIIPLVEKNINLRILNTFNPEDEGTLITAKPSAKEVTSLSVLDNVALLNLEGRGLLGKSGVDARIFRALSIHDISVSIISQGSSERGIGLIINASEATQAVIALEREFENDFYSQDVNKIHVVDDVSVISIIGIELSSFHKPFNALIKNQITPLLFNNTVTGRNISLVLKKSQLHKAMNVIHGEIFGISKKINIAIFGHGGVGGALINQILKSRSDIEKRKAINLNVFAIANSKKQLLSKNGVDANWEDAIKTVETESSIEDIIAFAKENHLENLIAVDNTASPNFYENYIPLIEAGFDLVSSNKIANTISHKFYKDLRVQLKENNKQYLYETTVGAGLPLIDTIKLLHESGENITRIRGVFSGTLSYLFNNFSVENKPFSEIIQETIDKGFTEPDPREDFSGNDVARKLLILARELDLHNEFEDVSVQNLIPEAYQNISVESFLGQLDVLNEQYQAIKDKQGPGHVLRYIGDLSGDLSQDKGVLEVKLVSIPNDSTLGQIKGSDAIFEIFTESYGEQPIVIQGAGAGAEVTARGVFGDILRLSKHIN; this is translated from the coding sequence TTGAAGCATCCATTGCAACATATTACCATTAAAAATTATCGCACGGAAAGCGATGTGCTTAATGCTGAAATTAATTTAAGTTATCAAGTGTTTGGAAAACCGCTTGGAAGCACACCTATTGTGTTAATCAATCATGCTTTAACAGGAAACAGTGATGTGGCTGGGGAAGATGGCTGGTGGTTAGATTTGGTTGGCGATGATAAAGTAATCGACACGAAACTATACAGCATTTTAGCGTTTAATATTCCAGGAAACAGTTATGATGGCTTTGCTATTGATAATTACAAAGATTTTATTGCACGCGATGTCGCAAAAATATTTTTACTAGGTTTAAAAGAATTAAAAATAGGAAAACTTTTTGCTGCCGTTGGTGGTTCATTAGGTGGCGGAATTGCTTGGGAAATGGCGGTTTTACAACCTGATTTTACCGAAAACTTGGTGGTTATCGCAACCGATTGGAAATCTACAGATTGGCTTATAGCAAACTGCCAGATTCAAGAGCAGTTTTTAATCAATTCTAAAAACCCGGTGCACGATGCGCGTATGCACGCCATGTTGTGTTACCGCACTCCAGAATCTTTTAAAGAACGTTTTCATCGTTCTAAAAATGTAGATTTAGAGATTTTTAATGTAGAAAGTTGGTTGTTACATCACGGTAAAAAGTTGCAAGAACGTTTTCAGCTTTCAGCTTATAAATTAATGAATCAGTTGCTTAGAACAATTGATGTTACCAAAAATAGACCAGAAGATTTTAATGTCTTAGAAAATATTAAAGCGAATATCCATATTGTAGGTGTCGATTCCGATTTGTTTTTCACAGCAGAAGAAAATAGAGAAACACACAAACAATTAGCATTAACCAACCCAAATGTTACGTATAACGAAATTCACTCGGTACACGGTCACGATGCGTTTTTAATGGAATACGAGCAGTTAGAAAAAATTATAGAAGGCATTTTTGTGCCAGATTCAAAAAAGAAAAGAATGAAAGTATTAAAGTTTGGAGGCAAATCTTTAGGCAATGGCGAAGGATTGAATAATGTAATAACCATTATTGAAAATAAAATTAATAATGGCGATAAAATATCGGTTGTCGTTTCAGCGCGTGGTAATGCTACCGATGAATTAGAAGCGCTTTTAAATCTTGCTGCAAAGGGCATAGATTATAAAGCACAATTAGGGACTTTTAAAAACTACCAAAAAGAACCTTTAAAAACCATCGATTTTACAGATGAGTTCACCTTGCTTGATAAATTATTTGAAGGTGTTAGTTTACTTGGAGATTACAGCGGAAAGATTAAAGATACCATTTTAGCTCAAGGCGAATTGTTGGCTATTAAAATGGTTTCAGAATTACTTAATCAGAAGCAAATAAAAGCCAATGCGGTAGATTCGAGAACGTTGATAAAAACCGATGAAAACTTCGGGAATGCGATTCCAATAGCCAAAATATCGAAAGATAATGTGACGGCATATTTTAAAGCAAATAAAGACGCTGTAAATGTGGTGACTGGTTTTATTGCGTCTAATTTAAAAGATGAAACTACTACTTTAGGTCGAAACGGAAGTAATTATACCGCAGCCTTAATTGCGAATTATTTAGATGCTGAAGAGTTACAAAATTATACACACGTAAACGGTATATATACGGCAAACCCAGACTTGGTTGCCGATGCTCAAAAAATTAGAGAATTATCGTTTAGTGAAGCGAATGAGTTGGCCAACTTTGGAACTACCATTTTACACGCCAAAACCATTATTCCTTTAGTTGAAAAAAATATCAACTTACGTATTTTAAATACCTTTAATCCTGAGGATGAAGGCACATTAATTACGGCAAAACCAAGTGCTAAAGAAGTAACATCGCTTTCTGTTTTAGATAACGTAGCGTTGCTAAACCTTGAAGGTCGTGGTTTGTTAGGTAAAAGTGGAGTAGATGCTCGAATTTTTAGAGCGTTAAGTATTCATGATATTAGTGTGAGTATTATTTCTCAAGGTTCATCAGAGCGTGGTATTGGTTTAATTATTAATGCGAGCGAAGCGACACAAGCAGTCATTGCGTTAGAGCGTGAGTTTGAAAACGATTTTTATTCTCAGGATGTAAATAAAATCCATGTGGTAGACGATGTATCGGTAATCTCTATTATTGGTATCGAGTTAAGTTCGTTCCACAAACCATTTAATGCACTTATAAAAAACCAGATTACGCCGTTGTTGTTTAACAATACCGTTACCGGAAGAAATATAAGTTTAGTGCTTAAAAAATCGCAATTGCATAAAGCAATGAATGTGATTCATGGTGAGATTTTCGGAATTTCTAAAAAAATAAACATTGCCATTTTTGGACACGGAGGTGTTGGAGGCGCATTGATTAATCAAATTTTAAAATCGAGAAGTGATATTGAAAAACGTAAAGCCATTAACTTAAATGTATTTGCTATTGCGAATTCTAAAAAGCAACTTTTAAGTAAAAATGGGGTTGATGCTAATTGGGAAGATGCTATTAAAACGGTAGAAACAGAAAGTTCTATTGAGGATATTATTGCTTTTGCTAAAGAAAATCATTTAGAAAATTTAATTGCTGTAGATAATACGGCAAGTCCTAATTTTTATGAAAACTACATCCCTTTAATAGAGGCTGGTTTCGATTTGGTGTCTTCTAATAAAATTGCAAACACCATTTCTCATAAGTTTTATAAAGATTTACGTGTTCAGTTGAAAGAAAATAACAAACAATATTTATATGAAACTACTGTTGGTGCAGGTTTACCGTTAATTGATACTATTAAGTTATTGCACGAATCTGGTGAGAATATTACAAGAATCCGTGGTGTGTTTTCGGGAACGTTAAGTTATTTATTCAATAATTTTTCTGTTGAAAATAAACCGTTTAGTGAAATTATTCAGGAAACTATCGACAAAGGCTTTACAGAACCTGACCCTAGAGAAGATTTTTCTGGAAATGATGTAGCTAGAAAGTTATTAATTTTAGCGAGAGAGTTAGATTTGCATAATGAATTTGAAGATGTTTCGGTACAGAATTTAATTCCAGAAGCGTATCAAAATATATCTGTGGAATCATTTTTAGGACAATTAGATGTTTTAAATGAACAATACCAGGCTATAAAAGATAAGCAAGGGCCAGGACACGTGTTACGCTACATTGGTGATTTATCGGGAGATTTATCTCAAGATAAAGGCGTTTTAGAGGTGAAACTCGTATCTATACCAAATGATAGTACTCTAGGCCAAATAAAAGGTTCGGATGCTATTTTTGAAATATTTACTGAGAGTTACGGGGAACAGCCTATCGTGATTCAAGGAGCAGGTGCTGGAGCTGAGGTTACAGCACGTGGTGTATTTGGTGATATTTTACGATTGTCTAAGCATATCAATTAG
- the cysD gene encoding sulfate adenylyltransferase subunit CysD: MNKDTSSINSLENEAIYIMREVAAQFEKPVLLFSGGKDSITLVRLAVKAFYPAKIPFPLMHIDTGHNFPETIEFRDRLCKELGLELIVRNVQDSIDEGKVKEESGRYASRNMLQTTTLLDAIEEFKFDACIGGARRDEEKARAKERIFSVRDDFGQWDEKSQRPELFDMLNGDIEHGQNVRVFPISNWTELDVWSYIEKENIEIPSIYFAHKRKVFLRDGMIWSAEDEVVYRDENEEVLEKMVRFRTVGDMSCTAAVYSDAVSISKVVEEIRDSTISERGARIDDKRSEGAMEKRKQQGYF, translated from the coding sequence ATGAATAAAGACACATCAAGTATAAATTCGTTAGAAAACGAGGCTATATACATTATGAGAGAAGTGGCAGCACAATTTGAAAAACCTGTGTTGTTGTTTTCTGGAGGAAAAGATTCAATTACTTTGGTTAGATTGGCTGTTAAAGCTTTTTACCCAGCAAAAATACCTTTTCCTTTAATGCATATAGATACAGGGCATAATTTTCCTGAAACTATCGAATTTAGAGATCGTTTATGTAAAGAATTAGGCTTAGAGCTTATTGTACGTAACGTTCAAGATTCTATTGATGAAGGTAAGGTGAAAGAAGAATCTGGTCGTTATGCAAGTAGAAATATGTTGCAAACTACTACGCTTCTTGATGCTATCGAAGAATTTAAGTTTGATGCTTGTATTGGTGGTGCTCGACGTGATGAAGAAAAAGCAAGAGCTAAAGAGCGTATTTTTTCTGTTCGTGACGATTTTGGTCAATGGGATGAGAAAAGCCAACGTCCAGAGTTATTCGATATGTTGAATGGTGATATTGAGCACGGACAAAATGTACGTGTGTTTCCTATTTCTAACTGGACAGAATTAGATGTATGGTCTTATATAGAGAAAGAAAATATTGAAATTCCTTCAATATATTTTGCTCACAAACGTAAAGTATTCTTAAGAGATGGCATGATTTGGTCTGCAGAAGATGAGGTTGTTTATAGAGATGAGAATGAAGAGGTATTAGAAAAAATGGTTCGTTTTAGAACTGTTGGAGATATGAGTTGTACTGCAGCAGTATATTCTGATGCGGTATCTATTTCGAAAGTAGTGGAAGAAATTAGAGACTCTACTATTTCTGAACGTGGTGCTAGAATCGACGACAAACGATCTGAGGGCGCTATGGAAAAACGTAAACAACAAGGGTATTTCTAG
- a CDS encoding polysaccharide lyase family 7 protein produces MKLLNIVCAFLVLTVAFNCSSSDSGEEEQVDSLEISTVSEFSASEETKSITVTANLYWYTANNNDWITLSPTSGINNGSINISVTANPNSTVRTGSVSVIGGDISRNLTITQAAKAENTGALDANATPSGNFDLSTWNLSIPENKGNGTALTITVAQINVDYENSTYFYTATDGGMVFKCPIAGFKTSVNTSYTRVELREMLRGTNTSISTQGVNKNNWVFGSAPTTDKTNAASFDGEMSATVAVNYVTTTGDDSQVGRVIVGQIHANDDEPIRLYYRKLKDNALGSIYFAHEPRDGYGSEQWYDLIGSRSSSASNPSDGIALDEKFSYNIKVVSNALTVTISREGKDDVIKTVDMANSGYDVGGQYMYFKAGVYNQNNSGDADDYVQATFYALQKSHTTN; encoded by the coding sequence ATGAAATTATTAAATATTGTTTGTGCGTTTTTAGTCTTAACTGTTGCCTTTAATTGTAGTTCAAGTGATTCTGGAGAAGAAGAGCAGGTGGATAGCTTAGAAATATCTACCGTTTCGGAGTTTTCTGCAAGTGAAGAAACAAAATCAATAACAGTAACGGCTAATTTATATTGGTACACAGCTAATAATAATGATTGGATTACTTTGTCTCCAACAAGTGGAATTAATAATGGTTCTATAAATATCTCTGTAACAGCAAACCCAAACTCCACTGTGCGTACAGGTTCCGTAAGTGTTATTGGAGGCGATATTTCAAGAAATTTAACAATTACTCAGGCGGCAAAAGCTGAAAATACGGGAGCTTTAGATGCTAATGCAACGCCATCTGGTAATTTTGATTTATCGACTTGGAATTTAAGTATTCCAGAAAATAAAGGTAATGGTACCGCTTTGACTATTACTGTTGCTCAAATTAATGTAGATTACGAAAATAGCACCTATTTTTATACAGCTACAGATGGAGGTATGGTTTTTAAATGTCCTATAGCTGGTTTTAAAACGTCTGTAAATACTAGTTATACGCGAGTTGAGTTACGCGAAATGCTGCGAGGTACTAATACAAGTATTAGCACGCAAGGTGTAAATAAAAATAATTGGGTTTTTGGATCTGCACCAACAACAGATAAAACGAATGCCGCTAGTTTTGATGGAGAAATGAGTGCTACGGTTGCTGTAAACTATGTAACAACAACTGGAGATGATAGCCAAGTTGGTCGTGTTATTGTAGGACAAATCCATGCCAATGATGATGAGCCTATTCGTCTTTATTATAGAAAATTAAAAGATAATGCTTTGGGATCTATATATTTTGCTCACGAACCTAGGGATGGATATGGTAGTGAACAATGGTATGATTTAATTGGCTCTAGAAGTAGCAGTGCTTCTAACCCAAGTGATGGCATTGCTTTAGACGAAAAATTCTCCTATAATATAAAAGTAGTAAGTAATGCTTTAACGGTTACTATTTCTAGAGAAGGAAAGGATGATGTTATAAAAACTGTTGATATGGCTAATAGTGGTTATGATGTTGGTGGACAGTATATGTATTTTAAGGCAGGTGTTTATAATCAAAATAATTCGGGAGATGCAGATGATTATGTACAAGCTACTTTTTATGCTTTACAAAAATCGCATACAACTAATTAG
- a CDS encoding sulfatase, with protein MNIEVVKVYAVLFMLSFQNGFAQSGKNIPENQSRPNILLIISDQHSGRIMTQTGYEYVTTPGIDKLAESGVTFTRSYCTYPVCMSSRASLMTGVMPSKSGPNLMEYSSIGKTLKDAGYNTAYYGKWHVSNSKIKNVSEWHGFESYKREYNDTKTAKLSIDFINEERDKPFFMVTSLLNPHDCCELARNISDLEDDYHDGAVAEDMAIEECPPLPENFNIPLKEAEGFYTRRTPDTTDRVNFGKHPVKYWKEKEWRQYLYGYDRLVEKMDNHILSIIDALDEKGELENTIIFYTSDHGDGHSAHEWNQKMNFYEESINVPLVVSWKGHTKSGIIDSKVLSSNGLDLYPTICGIGNAKFSKELYGENLSPYFLKNTKEPKEKREYVVSELKQKEKNKPKGKVFVGRMVVTEQYKYFVFDGGEYPEQFFDLKNDPGELKSLINSKKYQKKIEEHRQMLREWITKTGDVFSINKIPK; from the coding sequence ATGAATATTGAAGTTGTAAAAGTTTATGCTGTTTTGTTTATGCTAAGCTTTCAAAATGGTTTTGCTCAAAGCGGAAAAAATATTCCAGAAAATCAAAGCAGACCAAATATTTTACTAATTATATCCGATCAGCATTCGGGTAGAATCATGACCCAAACAGGCTACGAGTATGTTACAACTCCGGGAATAGATAAATTAGCCGAATCCGGCGTTACCTTTACACGAAGCTATTGTACTTATCCTGTATGTATGTCTTCTAGAGCTTCTTTAATGACAGGAGTAATGCCTAGTAAAAGTGGCCCCAACCTTATGGAATATAGTTCTATAGGAAAAACATTGAAAGATGCGGGCTATAATACAGCATATTATGGTAAGTGGCATGTTTCTAATTCTAAAATAAAAAATGTTTCGGAATGGCATGGTTTCGAATCGTATAAACGTGAATATAATGATACCAAAACAGCTAAATTATCAATAGATTTTATAAATGAAGAACGAGACAAGCCTTTCTTTATGGTTACGTCCTTATTAAACCCTCATGATTGTTGTGAATTGGCTCGTAATATTTCGGATCTAGAAGATGATTATCACGACGGTGCTGTGGCAGAAGATATGGCTATAGAAGAATGTCCGCCGTTACCAGAAAATTTTAATATTCCATTAAAAGAGGCCGAAGGATTTTATACAAGGAGAACTCCCGATACAACGGATAGAGTTAATTTTGGAAAACACCCTGTAAAGTATTGGAAAGAAAAAGAGTGGAGACAATATTTATACGGATATGATAGATTGGTTGAGAAAATGGATAATCATATATTAAGTATTATAGATGCTTTAGATGAAAAAGGAGAGCTTGAGAATACTATTATTTTTTATACTTCCGATCATGGAGATGGACATTCAGCACATGAATGGAATCAAAAAATGAATTTTTATGAAGAATCTATCAACGTGCCTCTTGTTGTTTCATGGAAAGGGCATACCAAATCGGGAATTATTGATTCTAAAGTTTTGTCCTCAAATGGTTTAGATTTGTATCCAACTATTTGCGGGATAGGAAACGCTAAATTTTCTAAGGAATTATATGGTGAAAATTTGAGTCCATATTTCTTAAAAAACACAAAGGAACCTAAGGAGAAAAGAGAATATGTAGTTTCAGAATTAAAACAAAAAGAAAAAAACAAACCTAAAGGAAAAGTGTTTGTGGGGCGTATGGTTGTTACAGAACAGTATAAATATTTTGTTTTTGACGGTGGTGAATACCCAGAACAGTTTTTCGACTTGAAGAATGATCCAGGTGAATTAAAATCTTTAATTAATTCAAAAAAATATCAAAAAAAAATTGAGGAGCATAGACAAATGCTTAGAGAATGGATCACTAAAACAGGCGATGTTTTTTCAATAAATAAAATACCAAAATAA
- a CDS encoding trans-sulfuration enzyme family protein, which translates to MSEKKKHFETEAIRTQSENTQFSEHSVPLYLTSGFVFEDSEEMRASFAEEKQRDLYSRYSNPNVNEFVDKVCKMEGAEAGFAFASGMAAVFSTFATLLDAGDHVVSCSSVFGATHGLFTKYFPKWNIECSYFNINEVETIESLIQPNTKFIYAETPTNPGVDVLDLEFLSAICKKHNLLLVIDNCFATPYLQQPIKFGADLVIHSATKLMDGQGRVLGGVTVGKKELIREIYLFSRLTGPSMSPFNAWVLSKSLETLAIRVERHCENALKLATFLEAHPKVKWVKYPFLKSHPKHDIAKKQMKMGGSIVAFEVEGGIEGGKSFFDSIKMCSLSANLGDTRTIVTHPASTTHAKVEASVKAAAGITDGMVRCSLGLEHIDDIIADIEQALA; encoded by the coding sequence ATGAGCGAGAAGAAAAAACATTTTGAAACAGAAGCGATACGCACACAGAGTGAAAATACACAATTTTCGGAGCATTCGGTACCTTTGTACTTAACGTCCGGATTTGTGTTTGAAGATTCTGAGGAGATGCGGGCGTCTTTTGCGGAAGAGAAACAACGTGATTTATATAGTAGATATAGCAATCCTAATGTAAACGAATTTGTAGATAAGGTTTGTAAAATGGAAGGTGCAGAGGCTGGTTTTGCTTTTGCAAGTGGTATGGCTGCTGTGTTTTCTACATTTGCAACGTTGTTGGATGCTGGAGACCATGTGGTGTCTTGCAGTTCTGTTTTTGGTGCTACGCATGGTTTGTTTACTAAGTATTTTCCGAAATGGAATATTGAATGTTCATATTTCAATATCAATGAAGTTGAAACCATAGAAAGTTTAATACAGCCAAACACTAAATTTATTTATGCGGAAACACCGACAAACCCTGGTGTTGATGTGTTGGATTTGGAGTTTTTAAGTGCTATTTGTAAAAAGCATAATTTACTGCTTGTAATAGATAACTGCTTTGCGACGCCGTATTTACAGCAACCTATAAAATTTGGTGCAGATTTGGTTATTCATTCTGCTACTAAACTAATGGATGGTCAAGGACGCGTGCTAGGTGGTGTAACGGTTGGTAAAAAGGAATTGATTCGCGAAATTTACTTATTCTCACGATTAACAGGGCCGTCTATGAGTCCGTTTAATGCGTGGGTATTGTCTAAATCTTTAGAAACTCTAGCGATTAGAGTTGAAAGACATTGTGAAAATGCATTAAAGTTGGCTACATTTTTAGAAGCACACCCTAAAGTAAAATGGGTGAAATATCCGTTTTTAAAGTCGCATCCTAAACATGACATTGCTAAAAAGCAAATGAAAATGGGAGGAAGTATTGTGGCTTTTGAAGTTGAAGGTGGCATAGAAGGTGGTAAATCCTTTTTTGATAGTATAAAAATGTGTTCGCTATCGGCTAATTTAGGAGATACTAGAACTATTGTAACACACCCAGCAAGTACAACGCATGCTAAAGTTGAAGCGTCGGTAAAGGCTGCTGCTGGTATTACAGATGGTATGGTGCGTTGTTCTTTAGGGTTAGAACATATTGATGATATTATTGCCGATATAGAGCAGGCACTTGCTTAG